The proteins below come from a single Aegilops tauschii subsp. strangulata cultivar AL8/78 chromosome 6, Aet v6.0, whole genome shotgun sequence genomic window:
- the LOC109784542 gene encoding uncharacterized protein, with product MYFANGNAVAFAAASMHKLCSLHLVGHTFHSEGLVAILENCHDLEYLNMRECKPIAIDDRLQVKPARINIDDREYKSDHHEDYGYLADCTYYHPYSPACGNHPCWRPDPELAEVYFDYYMDSLRYDFDDYDIGDDDDLEEYEKILDIKSMRRYLS from the coding sequence ATGTACTTCGCAAATGGTAACGCGGTAGCATTTGCGGCTGCAAGTATGCACAAGCTATGTTCCTTGCATCTTGTCGGCCATACTTTCCACAGTGAAGGACTGGTAGCCATTCTTGAAAACTGCCACGACCTAGAGTACCTTAACATGCGAGAGTGCAAACCTATTGCCATTGATGACAGGCTACAAGTGAAGCCTGCTCGGATCAACATTGATGATCGTGAGTACAAAAGCGACCATCATGAGGACTATGGGTACCTGGCTGATTGTACTTACTACCATCCCTACTCCCCTGCCTGTGGAAATCATCCTTGTTGGCGGCCTGATCCAGAATTAGCCGAGGTTTACTTTGATTATTATATGGACTCCCTTAGATATGATTTTGATGATTATGATATTGGTGACGATGACGATCTCGAAGAGTATGAGAAGATCCTTGACATCAAGAGCATGCGTAGGTACCTAAGCTAA